A genomic stretch from Kogia breviceps isolate mKogBre1 chromosome 1, mKogBre1 haplotype 1, whole genome shotgun sequence includes:
- the OR6K6 gene encoding LOW QUALITY PROTEIN: olfactory receptor 6K6 (The sequence of the model RefSeq protein was modified relative to this genomic sequence to represent the inferred CDS: deleted 1 base in 1 codon), protein MTQLMTSGNQKRVTVFLFSVFPHLHEGALLLFIPLFLIYGLIITGNLMIFIVIQLDMVLNTSMYFFISVRSFLEIWYTMITIPKMLSCLVSEQKTTYLAGCLMQIYFFYSLGITEGCVLTAMAIDRYIAICNPLHYPTIMTPKLCIHLTAGSCLCGFLLVLPEIAWIATLPFCDSNQTQQIFCDPTPVLSLACTDTSLVVIVDAIRAVEILASFLVISLSHNQIIVVILGMPSAEGCHKAFSTCAAHLAVFLLFFGSVAVMYLRFSATYSVLWDTIIAVPFVILAPFLNPIFYSLRNKDMKDAIGRLFCYQKRAGVVGS, encoded by the exons ATGACACAGCTGATGACCAGTGGGAATCAGAAGAGGGTGACTGTGTTCCTCTTCTCTGTGTTCCCACACTTGCATGAAGGTGCCCTCTTACTCTTTATTCCCTTGTTTCTCATCTATGGATTGATCATAACAGGAAACCTAATGATATTCATTGTCATCCAGCTGGACATGGTCTTGAACACC TCCATgtatttcttcatcagtgtccGCTCTTTCCTGGAGATCTGGTATACCATGATCACCATCCCCAAGATGCTGTCCTGCTTAGTCAGTGAGCAGAAAACCACCTATCTTGCTGGTTGCCTCATGCAGATATACTTCTTCTATTCACTTGGTATCACAGAAGGCTGTGTTCTGACAGCAATGGCCATTGACAGGTACATAGCTATCTGCAATCCTCTCCATTACCCAACCATCATGACTCCCAAACTTTGTATCCATCTGACAGCTGGATCCTGTCTCTGTGGCTTCCTCCTTGTGCTTCCTGAGATTGCATGGATTGCCACCCTGCCTTTCTGTGACTCCAATCAGACCCAGCAGATCTTCTGTGACCCCACACCTGTGCTGAGCTTGGCCTGCACAGATACATCCCTGGTGGTCATTGTGGATGCCATCCGTGCAGTGGAGATCCTGGCCTCCTTCCTGGTTATCTCCCTATCCCACAACCAGATCATTGTGGTGATTCTGGGGATGCCCTCTGCTGAAGGCTGTCacaaagccttttctacctgtgctGCCCACCTTGCTGTATTCTTGTTGTTTTTTGGCAGTGTGGCTGTCATGTACTTGCGATTCTCAGCCACCTACTCAGTGTTATGGGACACAATAATTGCAGTCCCTTTTGTTATCCTTGCTCCCTTCCTCAACCCCATTTTCTATAGCCTGAGGAATAAAGATATGAAAGATGCAATTGGGAGGCTTTTCTGCTACCAGAAGAGGGCTGGTGTGGTTGGGAGCTAG